In the genome of Bacillus sp. S3, one region contains:
- the speD gene encoding adenosylmethionine decarboxylase yields METMGRHVISELWGCDFEKLNDLDFIETTFVEAALKSGAEIREVAFHKFAPQGVSGVVIISESHLTIHSFPEHGYASIDVYTCGDLNPNVAADYIAEALNAQTRENIEIPRGMGPVHVKQAKAL; encoded by the coding sequence ATGGAAACAATGGGCCGTCACGTAATCTCTGAGCTTTGGGGTTGCGATTTTGAAAAATTAAATGATTTGGATTTTATTGAAACAACTTTTGTCGAAGCTGCGCTTAAATCAGGTGCTGAAATTCGTGAGGTAGCATTTCATAAATTTGCCCCACAAGGTGTCAGCGGTGTCGTTATTATTTCGGAATCACACCTAACCATCCACAGTTTTCCTGAACACGGATATGCGAGTATCGATGTGTATACATGCGGTGATTTAAATCCGAATGTAGCTGCTGATTATATTGCTGAAGCATTAAATGCTCAAACACGTGAAAATATTGAAATCCCGCGTGGAATGGGTCCTGTACATGTAAAACAGGCAAAGGCTCTGTAA
- the pnpS gene encoding two-component system histidine kinase PnpS, which translates to MTKFRTRLLIALITLIIIVLVGLGILLGQLFKSYYLQSFNERLKIERNLLITYIEETGGVSSFNKKDVLKFSEMLDVRATITNPEGKILYDSGGDHGSSKNDTIALNEIIQDVIKKKPKKEDRLEEGADFDLHYYWKPIKKDGQKEGYIFLSTKTNEVYQAYGQIWWILSLSLGIAFISIIYLGINITTRYTKPIESATNVAIELANGNYRARTSVDRLDETGMLGTSINMLAENLQELTKAHEMQQDRLSVLIENMGVGLVLIDSRGYINLINKAYSEIFHDNSKDHLFKLYYEVIENEEICQLIAEVFRTEQKVSKQLLIPFWIERRYFVVYGVPIIGTNNVWKGVLLVFQDITELKKLEQMRKDFVANVSHELKTPVTSIKGFTETLMDGAMNNKETLEAFLSIILKESDRLQTLIQDLLELSKIEQQGFQLNIQDVDLRELLEEVITLLTGKAEAKNIHLEFYCKLNELLVKGDPDRLKQVFINLIGNAITYTPAEGDVKIILLDCKENVRIHVKDSGVGINEEEIPRIFERFYRVDRARSRNSGGTGLGLAIVKHLIEAHHGHISVKSKVGEGSEFIIEFQKN; encoded by the coding sequence ATGACAAAATTCCGAACAAGGCTATTAATTGCCCTAATCACCTTGATTATTATTGTATTAGTCGGATTAGGCATATTACTTGGCCAGTTGTTTAAAAGTTATTACTTGCAATCGTTCAATGAACGGCTGAAAATAGAACGGAATCTTCTCATTACATATATTGAGGAAACTGGCGGAGTTTCCTCTTTTAATAAAAAGGACGTATTAAAGTTCAGTGAGATGTTAGATGTTCGGGCAACCATAACAAATCCTGAAGGAAAGATTTTATACGATAGCGGCGGGGATCACGGCAGTAGTAAAAACGATACGATCGCTCTCAACGAAATCATTCAAGATGTCATAAAGAAAAAACCGAAGAAAGAGGATCGGTTAGAAGAAGGCGCCGACTTTGACCTTCATTATTATTGGAAGCCGATTAAAAAGGACGGCCAGAAAGAAGGATACATATTCCTGAGCACAAAAACAAATGAGGTTTATCAAGCATATGGGCAAATTTGGTGGATTCTTTCCCTGAGTCTTGGAATTGCCTTCATTTCGATCATCTATCTTGGAATTAATATTACAACGAGGTATACAAAACCAATTGAATCGGCAACAAATGTTGCAATTGAATTAGCTAACGGGAACTATCGTGCCCGAACATCTGTTGATCGGCTCGATGAAACAGGGATGCTTGGTACATCCATCAATATGCTGGCAGAAAACCTTCAAGAGCTAACAAAGGCACATGAGATGCAGCAGGATCGCCTAAGTGTTTTGATTGAGAATATGGGAGTGGGGTTAGTTTTAATCGATAGCCGCGGCTATATTAATCTCATCAATAAAGCCTATAGTGAGATTTTTCATGACAATTCAAAAGATCACTTATTTAAACTTTATTATGAAGTCATTGAAAATGAGGAAATCTGTCAGTTGATTGCAGAAGTATTTCGGACAGAACAAAAGGTAAGTAAACAATTACTAATCCCGTTTTGGATTGAACGGAGATATTTTGTCGTTTACGGGGTGCCGATTATTGGAACAAACAATGTCTGGAAAGGGGTATTGCTCGTATTCCAAGATATAACAGAGTTGAAAAAATTAGAGCAAATGCGCAAAGACTTTGTTGCCAATGTGTCACACGAACTAAAAACGCCTGTTACATCTATCAAAGGGTTTACTGAGACCCTTATGGATGGAGCGATGAATAACAAAGAGACATTGGAAGCATTTCTTTCGATTATTTTAAAAGAGAGCGACCGGCTCCAAACACTAATTCAAGATTTGCTGGAGCTTTCCAAAATTGAGCAGCAAGGATTCCAATTAAATATTCAGGACGTCGACTTGCGAGAGCTCCTAGAAGAAGTGATCACCCTTCTTACCGGAAAGGCAGAGGCGAAAAACATTCATCTTGAATTTTATTGTAAGCTGAATGAATTGCTGGTAAAAGGTGATCCCGATCGCTTAAAACAAGTATTTATTAACCTAATCGGCAATGCCATTACCTATACTCCAGCAGAAGGGGATGTGAAAATTATCCTCCTGGACTGTAAAGAAAATGTCCGAATCCATGTAAAAGACTCTGGAGTTGGAATAAATGAAGAAGAAATTCCGCGGATTTTCGAACGATTCTACCGGGTTGACCGTGCGAGAAGCCGTAATTCGGGCGGGACAGGTTTAGGTTTAGCGATCGTGAAACATTTAATTGAAGCCCATCATGGGCACATAAGCGTTAAAAGTAAAGTGGGCGAAGGCAGTGAATTTATTATCGAGTTTCAAAAGAATTGA
- the nrdR gene encoding transcriptional regulator NrdR — MKCPSCQNYGTRVLDSRPVDEGRATRRRRECEECGYRFTTFEKIEEIPLIVVKKEGTREEFSRDKILRGLIKACEKRPVALKELEDITHGVEKDLRSQGISEIKSEAVGEMVMDRLAHVDEVAYVRFASVYRQFKDINVFIEELKELIKKEKS; from the coding sequence ATGAAATGCCCTTCATGTCAAAACTATGGTACACGTGTGCTTGATTCCCGGCCCGTTGATGAAGGACGTGCAACACGGAGAAGACGAGAATGCGAAGAGTGTGGATATCGGTTTACTACTTTTGAAAAGATTGAAGAGATTCCCTTAATTGTGGTAAAAAAGGAAGGAACGAGGGAAGAGTTCAGTCGTGATAAGATACTGCGCGGCTTGATTAAGGCTTGTGAAAAGAGGCCTGTAGCCTTGAAGGAATTAGAAGATATCACTCATGGTGTTGAAAAGGATCTTCGCAGTCAGGGTATTTCCGAAATCAAAAGTGAAGCCGTTGGTGAAATGGTGATGGATAGGCTTGCGCATGTTGATGAGGTCGCATATGTGAGATTCGCCTCTGTCTACCGCCAATTTAAAGATATTAATGTATTTATAGAGGAATTAAAAGAATTAATAAAAAAAGAAAAATCCTAA
- a CDS encoding response regulator transcription factor produces the protein MKNKVLVVDDEQSIVTLLQYNLEQAGFEVITAMDGKVGKQLAETESPDIIVLDLMLPNIDGMEVCKQLRQKNIMIPILMLTAKDDELDKILGLELGADDYMVKPFSPREVIARVKAILRRTQVQTETVEENEQAEEQIVIGKLTIYPEKYEAYFRENLLELTLKEFELLHYLAQNKGRVLTRDQLLSSVWNYDFAGDTRIVDVHISHLREKIEEETKKPVYIKTIRGLGYKLEEPKGE, from the coding sequence ATGAAAAATAAAGTACTTGTTGTTGATGATGAACAGTCAATTGTTACCTTACTGCAATATAATTTGGAGCAGGCAGGATTTGAAGTGATTACTGCAATGGATGGAAAAGTGGGAAAACAGTTGGCAGAAACTGAGTCACCTGATATTATCGTTTTGGATCTTATGCTGCCAAATATAGATGGTATGGAAGTATGTAAACAGCTTCGCCAAAAAAATATTATGATTCCTATTTTAATGTTAACTGCAAAAGACGATGAGCTTGATAAAATATTGGGCCTTGAGCTTGGCGCGGATGATTACATGGTTAAACCATTCAGTCCGAGAGAAGTCATTGCCCGAGTTAAGGCAATTTTAAGAAGAACACAGGTTCAAACGGAAACGGTTGAAGAAAATGAGCAAGCAGAAGAACAAATCGTAATTGGAAAATTAACCATTTATCCTGAAAAATATGAAGCTTATTTTAGGGAAAATCTTCTGGAGTTAACACTAAAAGAGTTTGAATTGCTCCATTACCTTGCACAAAATAAGGGCAGAGTATTAACACGTGATCAATTGCTTAGCTCTGTTTGGAATTATGATTTTGCTGGCGATACTAGAATTGTGGATGTCCATATTTCACATCTTCGAGAAAAAATTGAAGAGGAAACAAAAAAGCCCGTCTACATTAAAACCATTCGTGGCCTTGGCTACAAACTGGAGGAGCCTAAAGGAGAATGA
- the polA gene encoding DNA polymerase I, translating to MEKKKLVLIDGNSIAYRAFFALPLLNNDKGIHTNAVYGFTMMLMKILEDEKPTHLLVAFDAGKTTFRHKTFTEYKGGRQKTPPELSEQFPFIRELLDAYGISRYELENYEADDIIGTLSLTAEKEGYEVKVISGDKDLTQLTSDATTVGITRKGITDIEEYTPDHVAEKYGLSPLQIIDMKGLMGDTSDNIPGVPGVGEKTAIKLLKEFKTLEKLLDSIDQVSGNKLKEKLEEFKDQALMSKELATIERQAPVEVNLDTISYEGFEREKLVALFKELGFHSLLDRLGEDSSVTEEQELEDVEYVTPSEITDEIFADTNYFYVEMLEDNYHFAEIIGFSLVNEKGHFYLPTEQALKSAAFKKWAEDEGKKKIVYDAKRSEVSLRRQDIHLKGSAFDILMASYLINPSENIEDLAAIAKRYDIHNIQSDESFYGKGAKRKVPEDSKLAEHLVRKSLAMSDLKEKLEDELRTNEQYELFTELEMPLSLILADMESCGIKVEQQRLQMMGKELNERLIEIEERICELAGEKFNINSPKQLGVILFEKLGLHSFKKTKTGHSTSADVLEKLADDHEIIEYILLYRQLGKLQSTYIEGLLKVIDPKSEKVHTRYQQTLTATGRLSSIDPNLQNIPIRLEEGRKIRQAFVPSEEGWVIFAADYSQIELRVLADIAGDEKLIQAFKDNMDIHTKTAMEVFHVDKDEVTSNMRRHAKAVNFGIVYGISDYGLSQSLGITRKEAGHFIERYLNSYPGVKEYMDDIVHEARQKGYVSTLLHRRRYIPEITSRNFNIRSFAERTAMNTPIQGSAADIIKKAMIDMDEALKDRGLKTRLLLQVHDELIFEAPEEEVEILKKLVPSVMENALELKVPLKVDYSYGPTWFDAK from the coding sequence ATGGAAAAGAAAAAGCTTGTACTGATTGACGGGAATAGTATCGCCTATCGAGCATTTTTTGCATTACCGTTGCTTAATAACGATAAAGGAATCCATACAAATGCAGTATATGGTTTTACGATGATGCTGATGAAAATTTTGGAGGATGAAAAGCCAACACATTTGCTCGTCGCCTTCGATGCCGGAAAAACAACCTTTCGTCATAAAACCTTTACCGAATACAAAGGCGGCAGACAAAAAACCCCGCCGGAATTATCCGAGCAATTCCCGTTTATTCGCGAATTACTTGATGCCTACGGAATTTCAAGGTATGAGCTTGAAAACTACGAGGCCGATGATATTATTGGTACCCTTTCCTTAACAGCCGAAAAAGAAGGTTATGAAGTAAAAGTGATTTCCGGCGATAAAGATTTAACCCAGCTCACTTCCGACGCAACTACTGTTGGGATTACCCGGAAAGGGATTACGGATATTGAAGAGTATACACCGGATCACGTGGCTGAAAAATATGGCCTTTCACCGTTGCAAATAATTGATATGAAGGGCTTAATGGGAGATACCTCCGATAATATTCCCGGGGTTCCGGGTGTTGGAGAAAAGACGGCAATTAAGCTGTTAAAAGAGTTTAAAACCCTAGAAAAATTGTTAGATTCAATTGATCAAGTCAGCGGCAATAAATTAAAGGAAAAACTGGAAGAGTTTAAAGATCAGGCTTTGATGAGCAAAGAACTTGCTACGATTGAGCGGCAGGCACCAGTAGAAGTTAATTTGGATACGATTTCCTATGAGGGATTCGAAAGAGAAAAACTAGTGGCCCTATTTAAGGAATTAGGTTTTCATTCATTATTGGATAGGCTTGGCGAGGATTCTTCAGTAACCGAAGAGCAAGAGCTTGAAGACGTGGAATATGTCACTCCGTCAGAAATAACGGATGAAATATTTGCCGATACTAATTATTTTTACGTTGAGATGCTCGAGGATAATTATCATTTTGCTGAGATCATTGGCTTTTCGCTCGTAAATGAAAAAGGACACTTTTATTTACCGACAGAGCAAGCATTGAAATCAGCAGCATTTAAAAAATGGGCAGAGGATGAAGGAAAGAAAAAGATCGTCTATGATGCGAAGCGATCAGAGGTGTCTTTAAGAAGGCAGGATATCCATTTAAAAGGATCCGCCTTTGATATTTTAATGGCTTCCTACCTTATCAATCCATCCGAGAATATTGAAGATCTCGCCGCAATAGCGAAAAGATACGATATCCACAACATCCAATCGGATGAATCGTTTTATGGCAAAGGGGCGAAGCGGAAGGTTCCAGAAGATTCAAAGCTTGCCGAACATCTCGTCCGAAAAAGCCTGGCCATGTCTGACTTAAAGGAAAAACTAGAAGATGAGTTAAGAACAAACGAACAATATGAATTATTTACCGAGCTTGAAATGCCACTATCTCTCATTTTAGCTGATATGGAGTCATGCGGGATTAAAGTGGAGCAGCAGCGCCTGCAGATGATGGGAAAAGAACTAAATGAGCGCCTGATTGAAATTGAAGAGAGAATTTGTGAATTAGCCGGGGAAAAGTTTAATATTAACTCCCCCAAACAATTAGGGGTTATCTTATTTGAAAAGTTGGGCCTTCATTCGTTTAAGAAAACGAAAACAGGTCATTCGACATCTGCGGATGTGTTGGAAAAATTAGCCGATGATCACGAAATCATTGAGTATATTCTTCTTTACCGCCAGCTTGGAAAACTTCAGTCCACGTATATTGAGGGACTGTTAAAAGTTATTGATCCTAAATCAGAAAAAGTTCATACAAGGTACCAACAAACCTTAACGGCGACGGGCAGACTAAGTTCAATTGATCCAAACCTGCAAAATATTCCGATCCGCCTTGAAGAAGGGAGGAAGATTCGCCAGGCATTTGTACCCTCGGAGGAGGGCTGGGTGATTTTTGCTGCGGACTATTCGCAAATTGAACTGCGCGTGCTTGCGGACATTGCGGGAGATGAAAAACTGATTCAGGCCTTTAAGGATAACATGGATATTCATACAAAAACCGCGATGGAGGTTTTCCACGTTGATAAAGATGAAGTAACCTCCAACATGAGACGCCATGCCAAGGCAGTAAACTTTGGAATCGTTTACGGCATAAGTGATTACGGACTTTCACAATCATTAGGCATCACCAGAAAAGAGGCCGGCCATTTCATTGAGCGATATCTAAACAGCTACCCAGGGGTAAAGGAATATATGGATGACATTGTTCACGAAGCAAGGCAAAAAGGATATGTATCGACATTGCTTCATAGGAGAAGATACATCCCTGAAATTACTAGCCGTAATTTTAACATCAGAAGTTTTGCAGAAAGAACTGCGATGAACACGCCCATTCAAGGGAGTGCCGCTGATATCATTAAAAAAGCAATGATTGATATGGATGAAGCCTTAAAGGATCGAGGGCTAAAGACACGGCTGTTACTTCAGGTCCATGATGAATTGATTTTTGAAGCACCTGAAGAGGAAGTGGAGATCTTAAAAAAGTTAGTCCCTAGCGTAATGGAGAATGCGCTCGAACTGAAGGTGCCATTAAAAGTAGACTATTCTTATGGTCCAACTTGGTTTGATGCGAAATAA
- a CDS encoding MaoC family dehydratase yields the protein MLLGKKRKLGRRIEEITVGEKLLLTEKIEDKDILLYLGLTDDANPLYIQHDYASQTPFEKPIVPSIMLTGMITSAISKYLPGPGSHIISQEIEFPKPVYHYSTVEFLFEITEVERSEHNVVMSVVGTNEKNETVINGKIKVCPPHRLEEIHGRVLENF from the coding sequence ATGCTTTTAGGAAAAAAAAGAAAGTTAGGTCGAAGAATTGAAGAAATCACGGTTGGCGAAAAGTTATTGTTAACGGAAAAAATCGAAGACAAGGATATCCTTTTATATTTAGGACTGACCGATGATGCGAATCCCCTTTACATTCAACATGACTATGCATCGCAAACTCCATTTGAAAAACCAATTGTCCCAAGTATCATGCTAACCGGAATGATTACCTCAGCCATCTCAAAATATTTACCAGGGCCAGGAAGTCATATCATAAGCCAAGAAATTGAGTTTCCGAAACCAGTCTATCATTACAGCACCGTCGAATTTTTGTTTGAGATCACGGAAGTGGAGCGCAGTGAGCATAATGTGGTCATGAGTGTTGTAGGGACGAATGAAAAAAATGAAACAGTCATTAACGGTAAAATCAAAGTTTGCCCGCCGCACCGGTTGGAAGAGATACATGGGAGGGTGTTAGAGAATTTTTAA
- the ytaF gene encoding sporulation membrane protein YtaF translates to MVQLFSLLILAFALSLDSFSVGFTYGLRQMVMPFKSILIIATCSAVSLMIAVSIGHGLEKVLSPGITSSLGGIILIALGAWVLYQFFRPEKEKEVLKHEKTIINFEIRSLGLAINILKKPMSADFDKSGTITGIEAFMLGFALSLDSFGAGIGAAMLGFSPFYLAFTVAIMSSLFVLLGIKSGTFFRKFDWIQRFSFLPGILLIIIGIWKL, encoded by the coding sequence ATGGTTCAGTTGTTCTCACTTCTCATATTAGCTTTTGCTCTCAGTCTTGACAGCTTTAGCGTCGGGTTTACCTATGGGCTGCGGCAAATGGTAATGCCGTTTAAGTCAATACTCATAATAGCAACATGCTCGGCCGTCTCATTAATGATTGCTGTGTCAATCGGACATGGTCTTGAAAAGGTGCTGTCACCGGGCATTACATCAAGCCTAGGGGGAATCATTCTAATTGCCCTTGGTGCCTGGGTATTGTACCAATTTTTTCGTCCGGAAAAAGAAAAAGAAGTTTTAAAACATGAAAAAACCATCATCAATTTTGAAATCCGCTCCCTAGGCTTAGCCATTAATATTCTGAAAAAGCCGATGTCCGCTGATTTTGACAAATCTGGAACGATTACGGGGATTGAAGCGTTTATGCTTGGCTTTGCCTTGTCCTTAGATTCATTTGGTGCGGGAATTGGAGCGGCTATGCTTGGGTTCTCCCCGTTTTATTTAGCCTTTACTGTTGCGATTATGAGCTCATTATTTGTGCTTTTAGGGATTAAAAGTGGAACCTTCTTTCGTAAATTTGATTGGATCCAAAGGTTTTCGTTTTTACCAGGGATTCTTTTAATTATTATTGGAATATGGAAGCTATAG
- the mdh gene encoding malate dehydrogenase yields the protein MSLKRKKISVIGGGFTGATTAFLLAQKELGDVVLVDIAPMENPTKGKALDMLEASPVQGFDANITGTSNYEDTRESDIVVITAGIARKPGMSRDDLVQTNQKVMKSVTQEIVKYSPNCTIVVLTNPVDAMTYTVFKESGFPKNRVIGQSGVLDTARFRTFVAQELNLSVKDVTGFVLGGHGDDMVPLVRYSYAGGIPLETLISKDRLEAIVERTRKGGGEIVNLLGNGSAYYAPAASLVEMCEAILKDQRRVLPSIAYLEGEFGYEGIYLGVPTILGANGIEKVIELDLTADEKAALDKSVESVRNVMQVLA from the coding sequence ATGTCATTAAAACGTAAAAAGATTTCTGTAATCGGCGGCGGTTTTACTGGAGCTACTACTGCATTTTTACTTGCTCAAAAGGAACTTGGCGATGTTGTTTTAGTTGATATCGCTCCAATGGAAAACCCTACAAAGGGTAAAGCATTAGATATGCTAGAAGCAAGTCCTGTCCAAGGCTTTGATGCAAATATTACTGGTACTTCTAATTACGAAGATACCCGCGAATCTGATATCGTTGTCATTACTGCAGGTATTGCACGTAAACCCGGCATGAGCCGTGACGATTTAGTGCAAACAAATCAAAAGGTAATGAAAAGTGTGACGCAAGAGATTGTGAAATATTCTCCTAACTGTACCATCGTTGTGTTAACTAACCCTGTTGATGCCATGACTTATACTGTTTTTAAAGAATCAGGTTTCCCTAAAAACCGTGTAATTGGTCAATCAGGTGTGCTTGATACTGCCCGTTTCCGTACATTTGTTGCTCAAGAATTAAACCTATCTGTTAAGGATGTGACTGGTTTCGTTCTTGGCGGACATGGAGACGACATGGTTCCTCTTGTACGTTACTCATATGCCGGTGGTATTCCATTAGAAACATTAATTTCTAAAGACCGTTTAGAGGCAATTGTGGAACGTACTAGAAAAGGCGGCGGCGAGATTGTAAATCTTCTAGGTAACGGAAGTGCTTATTATGCACCGGCAGCTTCTTTAGTTGAGATGTGTGAAGCAATCCTTAAGGATCAACGTCGCGTTTTACCGTCCATTGCCTACCTTGAAGGGGAATTTGGCTATGAAGGCATTTACCTTGGGGTTCCAACAATCCTTGGCGCAAATGGTATTGAAAAAGTAATCGAATTAGATCTTACTGCAGACGAAAAGGCAGCATTAGACAAATCAGTTGAATCTGTCCGAAATGTAATGCAAGTATTAGCATAA
- the coaE gene encoding dephospho-CoA kinase (Dephospho-CoA kinase (CoaE) performs the final step in coenzyme A biosynthesis.), with protein MTLVIGLTGGIASGKSTVSNMFKEMDITVIDADVEARLAVEKGEPAYYKIIAAFGREILKEDGEIDRPILGSIIFHHAEKRQLLNEMTHPEVRKRMMEQVEKAKKNHEKVVVLDIPLLFESKLTYLADKTILVYVDNEIQLHRLMARNHFTLDEAEARIRSQMPLSEKVALADAVIYNNGSITETKKQLMEVLINWKINIE; from the coding sequence ATGACACTAGTTATCGGGTTAACAGGCGGTATTGCCAGTGGAAAAAGTACCGTATCAAACATGTTTAAAGAAATGGATATAACAGTAATCGATGCCGATGTTGAAGCACGCCTGGCGGTGGAAAAAGGGGAACCTGCATACTACAAAATCATCGCTGCATTTGGACGTGAAATTTTAAAGGAAGATGGCGAAATTGATCGCCCTATACTCGGTTCAATTATTTTCCATCATGCAGAGAAGAGACAGCTTTTAAATGAAATGACCCACCCGGAAGTTAGAAAAAGAATGATGGAACAAGTTGAAAAGGCAAAAAAAAACCATGAAAAAGTAGTAGTTTTAGATATCCCTTTGTTATTTGAAAGTAAACTAACATATCTGGCGGATAAAACCATTCTTGTATATGTGGACAATGAAATACAATTGCATAGATTAATGGCAAGAAATCATTTTACGCTGGATGAAGCTGAAGCGAGAATCCGTTCGCAAATGCCGCTGTCTGAAAAAGTAGCACTCGCAGATGCGGTGATTTATAACAATGGGTCTATTACCGAAACAAAAAAACAGCTCATGGAAGTACTGATAAATTGGAAAATTAATATCGAATAA
- a CDS encoding glyceraldehyde-3-phosphate dehydrogenase has translation MMTKIAINGFGRIGRMVFRKAILENKLEVVAINASYPAETLAHLIKYDTNHGPFQGDVIALDDELIVNGRRIKLLSSRNPGELPWKELGIDIVIEATGKFNAREQAALHLDAGAKKVILTAPGKNEDITIVMGVNDEKLDVTMHDVISNASCTTNCLAPVAKVLDEKFGIESGLMTTIHAYTNDQKNIDNPHKDLRRARACGQSIIPTSTGAAKALSLVLPQLKGKLHGMSLRVPTPNVSLVDLVVDLKQDVTVEDINHAFIEASNGSLKGILDFTMEPLVSVDFNTNEHSAIIDGLSTMVLGARKVKVLAWYDNEWGYSSRVVDLALYVAEQIADASKVKVG, from the coding sequence ATGATGACGAAGATTGCAATTAATGGTTTTGGGAGAATTGGAAGGATGGTTTTCAGAAAAGCAATCCTTGAAAATAAACTGGAGGTTGTAGCAATTAATGCGAGCTATCCTGCAGAAACATTAGCACATTTAATTAAATATGACACAAACCATGGACCATTCCAAGGTGATGTGATTGCTTTAGATGATGAGTTAATTGTTAATGGAAGAAGAATTAAACTATTAAGCAGCCGAAATCCTGGAGAGCTTCCATGGAAAGAGCTTGGGATTGACATTGTGATTGAGGCAACTGGAAAATTTAATGCAAGGGAACAAGCAGCCCTTCACTTAGATGCTGGAGCAAAAAAGGTGATTTTGACTGCTCCGGGGAAAAATGAAGATATTACTATCGTAATGGGTGTGAATGATGAAAAACTTGATGTTACGATGCATGATGTTATTTCAAATGCTTCATGTACAACGAACTGCCTTGCACCCGTTGCAAAGGTATTGGACGAGAAGTTTGGGATTGAAAGCGGCCTGATGACAACAATCCATGCCTATACAAACGATCAAAAGAATATCGATAATCCACATAAGGATTTACGGAGAGCGCGTGCATGTGGACAATCCATTATTCCGACATCAACTGGTGCGGCAAAAGCATTATCACTTGTGTTGCCACAGCTGAAAGGGAAATTACATGGGATGTCACTTCGTGTACCTACGCCTAATGTTTCACTCGTAGATCTGGTTGTGGATTTGAAACAAGATGTAACTGTTGAAGATATTAATCATGCATTTATTGAAGCGTCAAACGGTTCATTAAAAGGCATTCTTGATTTCACGATGGAGCCGCTTGTATCGGTTGATTTTAATACAAATGAACATTCAGCGATAATTGACGGTCTTTCAACAATGGTATTGGGGGCAAGAAAGGTGAAAGTTTTGGCTTGGTACGATAATGAGTGGGGGTACTCTTCAAGGGTCGTTGATCTAGCCCTCTACGTAGCAGAACAAATTGCCGATGCTTCCAAGGTCAAGGTTGGCTAA
- the mutM gene encoding DNA-formamidopyrimidine glycosylase, whose translation MPELPEVETVRKTLKKLVVKKTIQNISVFWPKIIKSPVEVEQFIDALKGETIVDVGRRGKFLIIYTEEFALVSHLRMEGKYGLYPNNVPYDKHTHVIFHFTDDTELRYRDVRKFGTMHLYKKGDEFQKPPLFDLGPEPFSSEFTEQYLAGVLKKTNRKVKSALLDQKLFVGLGNIYVDEALFRAGIHPERLASTLNEKEITVLHQEIVATLSEAVKKGGSTIRSYVNSQGEIGMFQLELYAYGRKGEPCKKCGRPLEKMTVGGRGTHFCPNCQQLEQTPSK comes from the coding sequence ATGCCGGAGCTTCCTGAGGTAGAAACGGTACGAAAAACATTAAAGAAATTAGTTGTTAAGAAAACAATTCAAAATATATCTGTCTTCTGGCCTAAAATTATTAAAAGTCCCGTTGAGGTTGAACAATTCATTGATGCCTTAAAAGGGGAAACGATTGTTGATGTAGGCAGGAGAGGGAAATTTTTAATCATATATACAGAGGAATTTGCTTTAGTCTCCCATTTAAGAATGGAAGGGAAGTATGGACTTTACCCTAATAACGTGCCGTATGATAAACATACGCATGTTATTTTCCACTTTACTGATGATACGGAATTAAGATACCGGGACGTTCGAAAGTTTGGGACGATGCATCTATACAAGAAGGGTGATGAATTTCAAAAACCGCCTTTATTTGATCTCGGGCCTGAACCCTTTTCATCGGAATTTACTGAGCAGTATTTGGCAGGAGTGCTCAAAAAGACGAATAGGAAAGTAAAATCAGCCTTACTTGATCAAAAACTCTTTGTCGGGCTTGGCAACATCTATGTGGATGAGGCACTTTTTCGAGCAGGAATCCATCCGGAACGTTTGGCCAGTACGCTAAATGAAAAGGAAATTACCGTCCTTCACCAAGAAATTGTGGCTACATTAAGTGAAGCAGTCAAAAAGGGTGGGAGTACAATCCGCTCCTATGTTAATTCGCAAGGAGAAATCGGAATGTTTCAGCTTGAATTGTACGCCTACGGCCGGAAAGGCGAACCATGTAAAAAATGCGGCAGGCCTTTGGAGAAAATGACGGTAGGGGGCAGAGGGACACATTTTTGCCCGAATTGCCAGCAGCTTGAACAGACCCCATCCAAGTAA